In Erigeron canadensis isolate Cc75 chromosome 6, C_canadensis_v1, whole genome shotgun sequence, the following are encoded in one genomic region:
- the LOC122604709 gene encoding protein GAMETE EXPRESSED 3 codes for MSLFLGLLICIFTIYMSSLVSAASDSGFSNSPTFSNLISEEQHVKFTKRLPNPLTNGDEEKIYICMEKNFLVFENNGSISKQIPLNYTCNAGITPVLGASGKVYLVAENRVLQINTMNVLANESVVEVFLGPEKGLEGMDEIIGMAVSITSSCVIVNMNRRGLFAFRLDGKLIWSAGPVITQMGYFQGCRKDVTDCYFVSVPVLDHCDANIYVSNNQGELYSVSMRGPYFKWIQDLSSLGGDFFITAGNNGQLYVTVQDKPVVLALDVITGNVIWQQSVGPLSSNDSAPVVDANGWVSIGSLDGYLYSISPSGVVTKFPRREIRDAVIQVNPVLDCSGLAVYISQTKMEGIPSQNIGEYTYVSGMKPLKIVFTLLVPATGSVYWSESYPGELSSIFPESGLRNFVVDGRILLPFLSISNIGNPLSCFSTSQKLTSSCSKMDVKKVIIYTGNEKTIELFLFFETILLIVVAALVRFCCVFWKKKKLQNQNLRNFLEKRSSLRFQKKVFDRTITELEKKAAEGPSTNEMLEQLDDLVKERETIERKLLTTYSLGRDTTSPEPKPLLPLSDKKTKSFSNKTEQKDSVTMFNTMDDTSSEDGESNEEVDKTESKGKAPLETESSSDDDETIVPAQGVKILDEKDDLQIGGTSVRRRFFYKEV; via the exons ATGTCGCTTTTTCTTGGATTATTGATCTGCATTTTTACAATTTACATGTCTTCATTAGTTTCCGCTGCTTCAGATTCTGGTTTTTCCAACTCCCCTACATTTTCAAACTTGATTTCAG AAGAACAACATGTCAAATTCACAAAAAGGCTCCCGAATCCTTTAACCAACGGTGATGAAGAGaagatttatatatgtatggaaAAGAACTTTCTGGTTTTCGAAAACAACGGCTCAATATCTAAACAAATACCTCTTAACTACACTTGTAATGCTGGCATAACGCCCGTTCTTGGAGCTTCAGGAAAG GTATATTTGGTTGCAGAAAACCGAGTACTACAAATCAATACTATGAATGTTCTGGCTAATGAGTCTGTTGTTGAAGTGTTCTTGGGTCCAGAAAAAGGTTTAGAAGGGATGGATGAGATTATTGGGATGGCAGTAAGCATAACTAGTTCTTGTGTTATCGTCAATATGAATAGAAGAGGGCTCTTTGCTTTCAGGTTAGATGGAAAACTTATTTGGAGTGCCGGGCCTGTAATTACTCAAATGGGGTACTTTCAAGGTTGTAGGAAAGATGTCACGGACTGCTATTTTGTTTCCGTGCCTGTACTTGATCATTGTGATgctaatatatat GTCTCTAATAATCAAGGAGAGTTGTATTCGGTGTCTATGCGTGGTCCTTATTTTAAGTGGATACAAGATTTAAGCTCATTGGGAGGGGATTTCTTTATTACTGCTGGAAACAATGGTCAACTTTATGTCACTGTACAAGATAAACCTGTTGTTCTTGCTCTTGATGTTATAACTGGAAATGTTATTTGGCAGCAAAGTGTCGGGCCATTAAGTTCAAATGACTCTGCTCCAGTTGTTGATGCTAATG GTTGGGTATCTATTGGTTCATTGGATGGGTATCTTTATTCAATATCGCCATCTGGAGTTGTAACAAAATTCCCAAGGAGAGAGATTCGGGATGCAGTGATTCAAGTCAATCCGGTACTTGACTGTTCTGGCTTAGCGGTTTAtatatctcagacaaagatggAAGGAATACCTAGCCAGAATATCGGCGAATACACATATGTTTCAGGAATGAAACCACTAAAAATCGTTTTCACATTGTTGGTTCCGGCAACAGGATCTGTTTATTGGTCTGAAAGCTATCCTG GTGAATTGTCGAGCATATTCCCTGAGAGTGGTCTAAGGAATTTTGTTGTAGATGGAAGGATACTTCTTCCATTTCTTTCCATTTCAA ATATCGGCAATCCACTTTCATGCTTTAGCACAA GTCAGAAGCTTACATCAAGCTGTTCCAAAATGGATGTCAAAAAAGTTATCATCTACACAG GCAATGAGAAAACAATCGAATTATTTCTCTTCTTCGAAACAATATTGTTGATAGTAGTAGCAGCCCTGGTAAGATTTTGCTGTgtattttggaagaaaaagaagCTTCAAAACCAAAATCTTAGAAACTTTCTTGAGAAGAGA TCTTCTCTTCGGTTTCAGAAGAAAGTATTTGACAGAACAATCACTGAACTTGAGAAAAAAGCAGCAGAGGGGCCATCAACCAATGAAATGTTAGAACAACTCGACGATTTGGTGAAAGAAAGAGAAACCATAGAGCGGAAATTATTAACCACTTATAGTTTAGGAAGGGATACTACAAGCCCAGAACCAAAACCACTACTTCCACTCTCTGATAAGAAAACCAAGAGTTTTTCTAACAAAACTGAGCAAAAAGATAGTGTCACTATGTTTAATACAATGGATGACACTTCTTCAGAGGACGGTGAGAGTAATGAAGAAGTCGATAAGACAGAATCAAAAGGGAAGGCTCCATTGGAGACAGAAAGCTCTAGTGACGACGATGAGACAATTGTGCCAGCACAAGGAGTGAAGATTCTTGATGAGAAAGATGACTtgcagattggtggcacaagtgTGCGAAGGAGATTCTTTTACAAGGAAGTTTGA
- the LOC122605297 gene encoding proline-rich receptor-like protein kinase PERK8, whose translation MASTSPSPSSSPSLIPPVSSNPTPVSPASEPDQATVTPPPPATPATSAPPLQLPPLPGSPPPITLSPPPPDASPPPPDASPPPPVVVVPDSPPPSAPAAPPPASPVSTPPPLPPATASPPAANSPPATVLSPPPPSVGSPPPPDPNASPPSPTVPDPSPPPASVSPSPPPPENVPSPPVSSSPPPPQANPPEKSPPQVTPPAPAPPSNTTITPPTSTSSPPPLATSTNSSIPGTPPDLQLPSVPTEKPTARATDASTAGRENGASGGSNKGAVMAIGLVVGFFTLSLLVLAVWFKRRQRRRNGRSHVYIMPSPSASSQKSDSQFLRSQQSAHPLAASPSLSNSIYSPEHGGVGNSRAWFTYEELSDATNGFSGSNLLGEGGFGCVYKGMLEDGREVAVKQLKIGGGQGEREFRAEVEIISRVHHRHLVSLVGYCISDHQRLLVYQFVSNDTLHYHLHGEGRPVMDWPTRIKVAAGAARGLAYLHEDCHPRIIHRDIKSSNILLDENFDAQVADFGLAKLAMDTNTHITTRVMGTFGYMAPEYASSGKLTEKSDVFSFGVVVLELITGRKPVDGSQPLGDESLVEWARPLLNKALENEDFDELVDPRLGKNYVQVEMFRMIEAAAACIRHLAPKRPRMSQVVRALDSIVEFTTDLSNGMKPGQSEIFDSREQSAQIKLFQRMAFGSQDYSSEFYNNTQSSWRS comes from the exons ATGGCTTCAACATCACCTTCCCCGAGTTCTTCACCCTCGTTGATTCCTCCGGTGTCCTCAAACCCTACACCTGTTTCCCCGGCGTCTGAGCCCGATCAGGCTACTGTGACACCACCACCTCCTGCTACTCCTGCAACTTCAGCTCCACCTTTACAGTTGCCTCCATTGCCGGGGTCACCACCTCCAATTACTTTGTCACCACCCCCACCAGATgcttcaccaccaccaccagatgcctccccaccaccaccagtaGTAGTAGTACCTGATTCCCCTCCTCCATCTGCACCTGCAGCACCACCACCAGCCTCACCCGTGTCAACTCCTCCGCCTTTACCACCTGCCACCGCTTCTCCTCCGGCTGCAAACTCACCACCTGCTACAGTTTtgtctccaccaccaccatcagtTGGTTCTCCCCCTCCACCTGACCCAAATGCTTCTCCACCGTCTCCTACTGTACCTGACCCTTCTCCGCCTCCTGCATCCGTTTCTCCTTCCCCACCACCTCCCGAAAATGTTCCATCACCACCAGTGTCTTCCTCTCCACCTCCACCACAAGCAAACCCCCCGGAAAAATCCCCACCACAAGTAACACCCCCTGCACCCGCTCCCCCCTCAAACACCACCATCACTCCTCCAACTTCAACATCATCACCTCCTCCTTTAGCAACTTCAACCAATTCATCCATTCCCGGAACTCCACCTGATTTACAGTTGCCATCTGTACCCACTGAGAAGCCAACTGCACGAGCAACAGATGCAAGCACTGCTGGTAGAGAAAATGGTGCATCTGGTGGATCAAATAAAGGTGCTGTAATGGCAATTGGCCTTGTTGTCGGTTTTTTTACACTCAGCCTCTTGGTGTTAGCAGTGTGGTTCAAACGAAGACAAAGAAGACGAAATGGACGTTCTCATGTTTATATTATGCCTTCGCCATCTGCTTCCTCCCAAAAGTCAG ACTCGCAGTTTTTGAGGTCCCAACAGTCGGCCCACCCATTAGCAGCTAGCCCTTCATTAAGTAACTCCATCTACTCACCGGAGCATGGTGGTGTAGGAAACTCGAGGGCATGGTTCACCTATGAAGAATTAAGTGATGCCACAAATGGATTTTCAGGAAGTAATCTTCTAGGTGAAGGTGGGTTTGGGTGTGTTTACAAGGGGATGTTAGAAGATGGGAGAGAAGTTGCAGTTAAACAGCTGAAAATTGGTGGTGGACAGGGAGAGCGAGAATTCAGAGCCGAAGTTGAGATTATTAGTCGAGTTCACCATCGTCATTTAGTTTCTCTTGTTGGTTATTGCATCTCCGATCATCAACGATTACTTGTTTATCAGTTTGTTTCAAATGACACCCTTCATTACCATCTTCACG GCGAAGGCAGGCCGGTTATGGACTGGCCGACCCGAATTAAAGTCGCTGCTGGTGCAGCTCGTGGTTTAGCTTACTTGCATGAAGATT GTCATCCACGAATCATTCACAGAGACATTAAGTCATCTAACATTTTATTGGATGAAAACTTTGATGCCCAG GTGGCAGATTTTGGGCTTGCAAAGTTAGCAATGGATACAAATACACATATCACAACTCGTGTCATGGGAACCTTTGG TTATATGGCTCCAGAGTATGCTTCAAGTGGAAAGTTGACAGAAAAATCTGATGTTTTCTCATTCGGGGTAGTGGTCTTAGAGCTCATCACTGGACGTAAGCCTGTTGATGGATCTCAACCTTTGGGCGATGAAAGCCTGGTCGAATGG GCTCGACCTTTGCTTAACAAGGCACTTGAAAATGAGGATTTTGATGAATTGGTAGACCCAAGGTTGGGAAAGAACTATGTGCAGGTAGAAATGTTTCGGATGATCGAAGCAGCTGCAGCTTGCATACGCCATTTAGCACCAAAGCGACCACGAATGAGTCAG GTGGTAAGAGCTCTAGATTCTATTGTCGAGTTCACGACAGATCTTTCAAATGGCATGAAACCAGGACAGAGCGAAATTTTTGACTCAAGAGAACAGTCTGCACAAATTAAATTGTTCCAAAGGATGGCGTTTGGTAGTCAAGACTACAGTTCTGAATTCTATAATAATACTCAAAGCAGCTGGAGGAGTTGA